From a single Pseudoalteromonas nigrifaciens genomic region:
- the pheT gene encoding phenylalanine--tRNA ligase subunit beta translates to MKFSEKWLREWVNPAIDTQALSEQLSMAGLEVDGVTPAAAKFNGVLVGEVVECGQHPDADKLRVTKINVGGDELLDIVCGAPNCRLGIKVAVATVGAVLPGDFKIKKAKLRGQPSNGMLCAFVELGISEEGDGIMELPSDAPVGTDLREYLGLDDNIIDVDLTPNRGDCLGIKGLAREVGVLNSIDVNVLQIPAVTATIDDKVSIELVNEDACPRYLGRVIKGINLDTATPLWMVEKLRRSGVRSIDPVVDVTNYVLLELGHPMHAFDLNAIEGGIKVRSANAGEELVLLDGNSVKLNESTLVIADHNKALAIAGIFGGEQSGVTNKTSDILLESAFFNPVAIAGQARSYGLHTDASHRYERGVDFALQHDAIERATALLLEIVGGEAGPVVEAVAADKLPKVTEVRLRRSRLDRVIGHHIEDEKVTDILTRLGFNVKVENDSWSADVPSYRFDVRIEEDLIEEVARVYGYNSIPNVAPTAKLKMTTHNEATIALSKFRNTLVARGYQEAITYSFVDPKAQAILHPESQPLVLPHPISIEMSAMRVSLMPGLLASLAYNQNRQQPRIRLFEHGLKFLSDENAENGVNQVPVIGGVITGLAHGEHWVEEKRNVDFYDVKGDVEALLAITNDMSRFEIKAEQSDGLHPGQSAVIYVAGKKVGFFGALHPQAQKSLDINNATFVFEIEMSAIEKRNLPQVAGVSKFPSNRRDIAILVQESVNIGDILTAIEKVGGNQLVDLNLFDVYKGKGIEPNYKSLAIALTLQSVDRTLEEKDINLVVDNVVATLAEQFNASLRD, encoded by the coding sequence ATGAAATTTAGTGAAAAGTGGTTAAGAGAGTGGGTTAATCCAGCCATTGATACGCAAGCTCTGTCGGAACAGCTTTCTATGGCTGGCCTAGAAGTTGATGGCGTAACACCTGCAGCAGCAAAATTTAATGGTGTATTGGTAGGTGAAGTTGTTGAATGTGGACAACATCCTGATGCAGATAAGCTACGCGTTACCAAAATTAATGTCGGTGGTGATGAACTACTTGATATCGTATGTGGCGCACCGAACTGTCGTTTAGGCATTAAAGTTGCGGTTGCAACTGTTGGCGCAGTGCTTCCTGGTGATTTTAAAATTAAAAAAGCCAAGTTACGTGGCCAACCTTCAAATGGCATGTTGTGTGCCTTTGTTGAGCTAGGTATTAGCGAAGAAGGCGATGGCATTATGGAATTGCCAAGCGATGCGCCAGTAGGTACAGATTTACGTGAATACCTAGGCCTTGATGATAATATTATTGATGTTGATTTAACACCAAACCGTGGTGATTGTTTAGGTATAAAAGGCTTAGCGCGCGAAGTGGGCGTACTTAACAGCATTGACGTAAACGTATTACAAATTCCAGCGGTTACAGCAACAATTGACGATAAAGTATCGATTGAATTAGTTAATGAAGATGCATGTCCTCGCTACCTTGGGCGTGTGATTAAAGGCATTAACCTTGATACAGCAACGCCGTTATGGATGGTTGAAAAACTACGTCGCAGCGGTGTGCGTTCAATCGACCCAGTAGTTGATGTTACTAATTATGTATTACTTGAACTTGGCCATCCAATGCATGCATTTGATTTAAATGCGATTGAAGGTGGAATTAAAGTACGTAGTGCAAACGCCGGTGAAGAGCTAGTTTTACTTGACGGTAATAGCGTTAAATTAAACGAATCTACATTAGTGATAGCCGATCATAATAAAGCACTAGCCATTGCGGGTATTTTTGGTGGCGAGCAATCGGGTGTTACAAATAAAACGTCTGATATATTACTTGAAAGCGCATTTTTTAACCCTGTAGCAATAGCTGGGCAAGCACGTAGCTACGGTTTACACACAGATGCATCGCATCGTTATGAGCGTGGTGTTGATTTTGCGCTACAGCATGATGCAATAGAGCGTGCAACAGCGTTACTACTTGAAATAGTAGGCGGTGAAGCAGGCCCAGTGGTTGAAGCCGTTGCCGCAGATAAACTACCTAAAGTGACTGAGGTTCGTTTACGTCGTAGCCGTTTAGACCGTGTTATTGGCCATCATATTGAAGATGAAAAAGTTACTGATATTTTAACTCGCTTAGGTTTTAACGTAAAAGTTGAAAACGACAGCTGGAGTGCAGATGTACCTAGTTACCGTTTTGATGTGCGTATTGAAGAAGATTTAATTGAAGAAGTGGCGCGTGTTTACGGTTACAACAGTATTCCTAATGTTGCACCGACTGCTAAGCTTAAAATGACCACCCATAACGAAGCGACTATCGCACTAAGCAAGTTTCGTAATACGCTAGTAGCCCGTGGTTATCAAGAGGCTATTACGTACAGTTTTGTCGACCCTAAAGCGCAAGCTATTTTGCACCCAGAAAGTCAGCCGCTAGTATTACCGCACCCAATTTCAATTGAAATGTCTGCAATGCGAGTAAGCTTAATGCCTGGCTTATTGGCGTCGCTAGCGTATAACCAAAATCGTCAGCAACCGCGTATTCGTCTATTTGAACACGGCCTTAAATTTTTAAGTGACGAAAATGCCGAAAATGGTGTTAACCAAGTGCCAGTAATTGGCGGTGTAATTACCGGTCTTGCGCATGGCGAGCATTGGGTTGAAGAAAAACGCAACGTCGATTTTTACGATGTGAAAGGTGACGTGGAAGCACTACTGGCAATTACCAATGATATGAGCCGCTTTGAAATTAAAGCAGAGCAGTCAGATGGTTTGCATCCTGGTCAATCAGCGGTAATTTATGTTGCTGGTAAAAAGGTTGGTTTTTTTGGTGCATTACACCCTCAAGCGCAAAAGTCGTTAGATATCAATAATGCTACTTTCGTGTTTGAAATTGAAATGTCGGCAATCGAAAAAAGAAATTTACCGCAAGTTGCAGGGGTGTCTAAATTCCCTTCAAATCGCCGCGACATCGCGATTTTAGTGCAAGAGAGCGTAAATATTGGCGATATTTTAACAGCGATAGAAAAAGTTGGCGGAAATCAATTAGTTGACCTAAACTTATTCGATGTGTATAAGGGCAAAGGTATTGAGCCAAATTATAAGAGTTTGGCGATTGCTCTAACACTGCAATCGGTTGATAGAACACTCGAAGAGAAAGATATCAATCTAGTAGTTGATAACGTGGTGGCCACACTGGCCGAACAGTTTAATGCATCGTTGAGGGACTAG
- a CDS encoding DUF2066 domain-containing protein, whose product MYRLLLSALSIIFCFTASAVEVTDLYQDILKVDDKTRDTRLAASRKALLNVLVKVSGDESADQNSLAQQKTQDISDYMLKFEYDESTTGNLKLVVKFEARKINALIKELGLPLWGVQRPLIAIWLGIEDNWRRELVTQESYPQLEQLIYDKAGRRGLPVVVPLLDLQDRRLVGIPEVWGNFSEPVEEASKRYSAERSITARMYKQPDSENWVLDWRFTNDDLFELNRLTGDKQQVVAQMIDTLAKGLANEYAIDPNAYYEQAAATLTLKGTQSFVDIELAKRRLSNLSVVTQATIIRKTPDLVEFKLNHTGSVVDLKKALGLDAAFRDYVDPSAFYHIVDKNSLEYQWIGE is encoded by the coding sequence GTGTATAGATTATTATTAAGTGCCTTATCAATTATATTTTGCTTTACTGCATCAGCGGTTGAAGTAACTGATCTTTATCAAGATATTTTAAAAGTTGATGATAAAACTCGAGACACGCGTTTAGCAGCAAGTCGTAAAGCATTGCTGAATGTTCTAGTGAAAGTCAGCGGTGATGAAAGTGCTGATCAAAACAGCTTAGCGCAACAAAAAACTCAAGATATTTCAGACTACATGCTCAAGTTTGAGTACGACGAGAGTACAACCGGTAACTTAAAACTTGTTGTTAAATTTGAAGCGCGAAAAATTAATGCATTAATTAAAGAGCTCGGTTTACCCTTATGGGGTGTGCAACGACCATTAATTGCAATATGGTTAGGAATTGAAGATAACTGGCGCAGAGAGCTAGTTACTCAAGAAAGCTACCCACAACTAGAACAGTTAATATACGATAAAGCAGGGCGACGTGGTTTACCGGTTGTGGTGCCTTTACTTGATTTACAAGACAGACGTCTAGTAGGTATTCCTGAAGTATGGGGTAACTTTTCAGAGCCAGTAGAAGAGGCCTCTAAGCGTTATAGTGCTGAGCGCAGTATTACAGCCAGAATGTATAAGCAACCAGATAGTGAAAACTGGGTTTTAGATTGGCGATTTACTAACGATGATCTTTTTGAATTAAATAGATTAACGGGTGATAAACAACAAGTTGTTGCGCAAATGATAGATACGTTAGCGAAAGGGCTAGCTAATGAATATGCAATTGATCCAAATGCTTATTACGAGCAAGCAGCGGCAACTTTAACTCTAAAAGGTACGCAAAGCTTTGTTGATATTGAGTTGGCTAAACGCCGGTTATCAAATTTAAGTGTGGTAACTCAGGCTACTATTATACGAAAAACCCCAGATTTAGTTGAGTTCAAACTTAATCATACGGGTAGTGTGGTTGATTTAAAAAAAGCATTAGGGCTTGATGCTGCGTTTAGAGATTATGTTGATCCAAGTGCTTTTTATCATATTGTTGATAAAAACAGTTTAGAGTATCAATGGATTGGTGAGTAA
- the hda gene encoding DnaA regulatory inactivator Hda codes for MLTHEPMQMALPVTLPDDETFTSYFGGEDSLEVSHLKDSFSKLSQSFQYTYLCGLGDSGKSHLLYATCIQAQERGLSNMLLSMREVIDFGPMVLEGLEALDVLCIDDVHLVAGDDAWEKALFNFFNRFNEPKKMLVVTADLLPDMLNISLPDLESRLKWGTTLQIRSMSDDDKAQALVKRTKMRGLELSDECARFLLTRLSRDMRTLLDVLDKLDHASMAAQRKLTIPFIKSTLKL; via the coding sequence ATGCTAACTCATGAGCCAATGCAAATGGCATTGCCGGTTACTTTGCCCGATGACGAAACCTTTACCTCGTACTTTGGTGGTGAGGACTCTTTAGAAGTAAGTCATTTAAAAGACAGTTTTTCAAAATTGTCGCAATCTTTTCAATACACTTATTTATGTGGTTTGGGCGATTCAGGGAAATCTCACCTTTTGTACGCTACGTGTATTCAAGCGCAAGAGCGCGGCTTATCAAATATGCTGTTATCTATGCGAGAAGTTATTGATTTTGGCCCTATGGTATTAGAAGGCTTAGAAGCCCTTGATGTTTTATGCATAGATGATGTGCATTTGGTAGCGGGTGATGATGCGTGGGAAAAGGCCTTATTTAATTTTTTTAATCGCTTTAACGAGCCTAAAAAAATGTTAGTGGTGACCGCTGACTTACTCCCCGACATGCTAAATATTAGCTTACCAGACTTAGAATCGCGGCTAAAATGGGGAACTACACTGCAAATTCGCTCAATGAGCGATGACGATAAAGCACAAGCTTTAGTTAAACGCACAAAAATGCGTGGCTTAGAGCTAAGTGACGAATGCGCCCGATTTTTATTAACGCGCTTAAGCCGTGATATGCGTACATTACTCGACGTATTAGACAAATTAGATCATGCATCTATGGCCGCACAACGAAAATTAACAATTCCTTTTATAAAATCAACGTTAAAGCTCTAG
- the pheS gene encoding phenylalanine--tRNA ligase subunit alpha, with product MNLENILAQALEAVASASEIAQLEEMRVNYLGKKGEITSLLKTLGKIAPEERKEAGQVINQAKQDVQAAINDKRELLASKALEEKLAAETIDVTLPGRVMPTGGLHPVTRTIERIESFFGELGFAVKSGPEVEDDFHNFDALNIPEHHPARADHDTFYFNPKLVLRTQTSGVQIRTMEVEQPPLRIISPGRVYRNDYDQTHTPMFHQVEGLMVDTDVSFTELKGILHDFLRNFFEEDMEIRFRPSFFPFTEPSAEVDVMGKDGKWLEVLGCGMVHPNVLKSVGIDPEKYTGFAFGMGVERLTMLRYGVNDLRAFFENDLKFLNQFR from the coding sequence ATGAACTTAGAAAATATATTAGCGCAAGCACTTGAGGCGGTAGCCAGTGCCAGTGAAATCGCGCAGTTAGAAGAAATGCGGGTTAATTACCTTGGCAAAAAAGGCGAGATCACCAGCTTACTTAAAACGTTAGGCAAAATTGCCCCTGAAGAGCGTAAAGAAGCGGGCCAAGTTATTAATCAAGCTAAACAAGATGTGCAAGCTGCTATAAACGATAAACGTGAGCTGTTAGCCAGTAAAGCGCTAGAAGAAAAGCTAGCCGCTGAAACTATCGATGTAACATTACCTGGGCGTGTTATGCCTACTGGTGGCCTACATCCGGTTACACGTACCATTGAGCGCATAGAAAGCTTTTTTGGTGAGTTAGGCTTTGCAGTTAAATCGGGTCCTGAAGTTGAAGATGACTTTCATAACTTTGATGCGTTAAATATTCCTGAGCATCATCCAGCCCGTGCTGATCACGACACTTTTTACTTCAACCCTAAGCTGGTATTGCGCACGCAAACGAGTGGCGTACAAATACGTACAATGGAAGTTGAGCAACCGCCGCTGCGTATTATTTCTCCTGGACGTGTATATCGTAACGATTATGACCAAACGCACACGCCTATGTTTCATCAGGTTGAAGGCTTAATGGTCGACACAGATGTGAGCTTTACTGAACTTAAAGGTATTTTACACGACTTCCTGCGTAACTTTTTTGAAGAAGACATGGAAATTCGTTTCCGTCCTTCATTTTTCCCTTTTACAGAACCTTCAGCAGAAGTAGACGTAATGGGTAAAGACGGCAAGTGGCTAGAAGTATTAGGCTGCGGCATGGTACACCCTAACGTTCTTAAGTCTGTGGGCATTGATCCTGAAAAATACACCGGCTTTGCTTTTGGCATGGGTGTAGAGCGCTTAACTATGTTGCGTTATGGCGTAAACGATTTACGTGCATTTTTTGAAAATGACTTAAAATTCCTAAACCAGTTCCGTTAA